ATCATTAAAATGCAACCAAACCATAAAATGGAGTTTACACTTGGAATATACACTTGTCCTTTGCTATCACTTGGTTGTTTAACGGTAACTCTAGGCCAAAAATTAAGGTTCATAGCTTCGCTTATTAAAGTAAAACTACCACTAATTAAAGCTTGTGAAGCAATAATGGTAGCACAAGTAGCAATAATAATACTAGGTAATAAAAACCAAGTTGGAATGATTTCAAAAAAAGGATTTCTACCATTTAAGAAGTTTTCACCTTGATGCATTAACCAAGCAGCTTGTCCCAAATAAGCTATTGTCAAACTTATTTTAACATATATCCAAGTAATTCGAATGTTTTTAATGCCACAATGACCTAAATCAGAATATAAGGCTTCAGCTCCAGTGGTGCAAAGAAAAACAGCTCCTAATAACCAGAAACCATTAGGGTAGTTGATTAAAAGGTTGTATCCATAATAAGGATTTAATGCATTAATTATATCTGGATGAATCAAAATTTCATTCACACCAACAATAAGTAACATAGTAAACCAAATTGTCATTATTGGACCAAATGTTTTACCGATAACTTGAGTTCCAAATCTTTGAAAGAAAAAAAGTAAAGATAAAATGGCAACTACAATTCCTATGGTTAAGGCATTTCCTGGAATAATAATGTCTTCAAAACCTTTAACCATACCGAGTCCTTCTATGGCTGAAGAAACGGAAATAGGAGGGGTGATAATTCCATCTGCTAATAGCGTAGTAGCTCCTAGGATGGTCGGAATGACTAATTTTTTACCATAGCGTCTTACTAGAGCATAGAGTGAAAATATACCTCCTTCACCATGGTTATCTGCGCGTAAAGTAAGCCAAACGTATTTTATGGTGGTTTGAAAAACCAAAGTCCAAAAAATACATGAAACTCCACCGTAAACTAAAGTTAAATCAATGGGTCTATCTCCAATTACTGCTCTTAAGGCATATAAAGGACTGGTACCAATATCTCCATAGATGATTCCAAGTGCCACTAAAAGAGAAGCGATGGTTACTTTGCTTGCCACTCCGTTTTTTGTTGTATTCATTATTGAATTTGTTAAAAATTATGATGATACAAATTTCAATAAAATGGTATTGGTAGAATGAAAAGATGTAGTTGTTAAATATAAAGATTTTATAAAGATTTAGCTAAAACGGTATCCTACACCACTTTCGGTAATGATGCGTTTGGGTTGGTTTGGGTTTTCTTCTATTTTTTTACGTAATGTGGCTACAAATACACGTAGATATTGTGTTTCTGTTTGATAACCGACTCCCCAAATTTCTTTTAGAATGTATTGATGTGTTAATACACGCCCTTCGTTTTTCATGAAAAGTGCTAATAAATTAAACTCTGTACTGGTTAGTTTAAGTGTTTCGTTATCTTGTTTGACTATTCGTGCGCCAAAATCAATTTCTAAATTTCCACAAGTTAATATACTATTGTCATTTTGTGTTTGATTTCTTCGAATGACTGAACGGATTCTAGCTAGTAACTCAGCTGTTCGAAAAGGTTTGGTGAGATAGTCAGTTGCTCCAT
Above is a window of Flavobacterium sp. 123 DNA encoding:
- a CDS encoding KUP/HAK/KT family potassium transporter, which gives rise to MNTTKNGVASKVTIASLLVALGIIYGDIGTSPLYALRAVIGDRPIDLTLVYGGVSCIFWTLVFQTTIKYVWLTLRADNHGEGGIFSLYALVRRYGKKLVIPTILGATTLLADGIITPPISVSSAIEGLGMVKGFEDIIIPGNALTIGIVVAILSLLFFFQRFGTQVIGKTFGPIMTIWFTMLLIVGVNEILIHPDIINALNPYYGYNLLINYPNGFWLLGAVFLCTTGAEALYSDLGHCGIKNIRITWIYVKISLTIAYLGQAAWLMHQGENFLNGRNPFFEIIPTWFLLPSIIIATCATIIASQALISGSFTLISEAMNLNFWPRVTVKQPSDSKGQVYIPSVNSILWFGCILMMVYFKESAHMEAAYGFSITITMLMTTYLLSFFINYRLKWNKLKVILFLSVFGTIEIAFFIANVAKIKERWMFLFFELFIFTVMYVWFFSRKINNRFTKFVELGKYSSTLTELSEDDAIPKFATHLIYLSKADRRHEIEEKIIKSIFAKKPKRADVYWFLHLNRTEDPFTLSYDVSELVDDKVIKVNINVGFRIQPKTELYFKNIVKELVANKELNLHIRPDGSSKYNSEPDFKFVVIEKFLSIENEFALREGMLLNTYFLLKRMGLSDEKAFGLEKSDVEVEQIPLVYQPITNIKLDRKIRQ
- a CDS encoding response regulator, with amino-acid sequence MNKAEILVIDDEAPIRKLLEITLESNEYKVWLAETGKEGILLAVNHPPELILLDLGLPDKSGHEILKELRTWYNKAIIILSVQDSEEDIVNALDNGATDYLTKPFRTAELLARIRSVIRRNQTQNDNSILTCGNLEIDFGARIVKQDNETLKLTSTEFNLLALFMKNEGRVLTHQYILKEIWGVGYQTETQYLRVFVATLRKKIEENPNQPKRIITESGVGYRFS